From one Mustelus asterias chromosome 2, sMusAst1.hap1.1, whole genome shotgun sequence genomic stretch:
- the id4 gene encoding DNA-binding protein inhibitor ID-4 encodes MKAVSDVPALKKAGCGEMTLHCLSEHSLSIARCKMEEESLDLQYDMKDCYSKLKQLVPTIPPNKKVSKVEILQHVIDYILDLQLALETHPALVRPQPAICPSAPRNPLTALNTEQAGSKVRRQEDSILCR; translated from the exons ATGAAAGCAGTTAGTGATGTCCCTGCTCTGAAGAAGGCAGGCTGCGGTGAGATGACATTGCATTGCCTGTCGGAGCACAGCCTGAGCATCGCCCGCTGCAAGATGGAAGAGGAGTCCCTGGATCTGCAGTACGACATGAAGGATTGCTACTCCAAGCTCAAGCAGCTGGTCCCCACCATCCCTCCGAACAAGAAGGTGAGCAAAGTGGAGATTCTCCAGCATGTGATCGACTACATCCTGGACTTGCAGCTGGCTCTGGAGACGCACCCGGCTCTGGTGAGACCGCAGCCGGCCATCTGCCCCTCGGCGCCCCGCAACCCTCTGACAGCTCTCAACACGGAGCAG GCTGGGTCTAAAGTCAGAAGACAAGAGGACAGTATTCTTTGTCGCTGA